From the Labrus mixtus chromosome 17, fLabMix1.1, whole genome shotgun sequence genome, one window contains:
- the LOC132992222 gene encoding RNA/RNP complex-1-interacting phosphatase-like, which translates to MSRHSKKNGIPDRWLNYKAVGKRLHGSRFIAFKVPLKQSLNRQLSDRDVFGPWELLDSLKKEKQDLGLIVDLTFTKRYYNLQDLPESLLFVKIFTAGHQIPSDETILSFKRAVRKFLRDNADNDKLIGVHCTHGLNRTGYLICRYLIDVDGMDPQEAVQLFNSSRGHNIERQNYLNDLQHGPKRSNDGMEESEQEPMRGLASHRPSDSDIGDERRPHHDDSRHHRNFPPRERNHRPHQRHPHDGHFPNPPLLLPPPFYPPTGANLYSYRRTPPHPDSQWRRPPCPEESRSRYPPDDRDWRSSSRRQEEDRWRAPPPPPFLPRYTPRWSDESNGHGRREEEGVAPRSRHRDRPAHRDRVRSYEH; encoded by the exons ATGTCCCGGCACAGTAAGAAAAACGGCATACCTGACAG ATGGCTCAATTACAAAGCTGTGGGGAAAAGACTTCACGGTTCACGTTTCATCGCTTTCAAAGTGCCTCTGAAACAG TCTTTGAACCGTCAGCTGTCAGATCGGGACGTGTTCGGACCCTGGGAGCTGCTCGACtctctgaagaaagaaaaacaagatctgGGTTTGATCGTAGACCTCACCTTCACCAAACGCTACTACAACCTGCAG gatTTACCagagtctttgttgtttgtgaagATCTTCACGGCCGGTCACCAGATTCCGAGCGATGAAACAATCCTGAGCTTCAAACGAGCCGTACGAAAGTTTCTGAGAGACAACGCAGATAACG ACAAGCTGATCGGAGTCCACTGCACGCACGGTCTGAACCGCACAGGATACCTGATCTGCAG GTATCTGATCGATGTGGACGGGATGGATCCTCAGGAGGCCGTTCAGT TGTTTAACTCTTCACGGGGACACAATATAGAGCGACAAAACTACCTGAACGACCTTCAACATGGACCGAAGAGAAG CAACGACGGGATGGAAGAGTCCGAGCAGGAGCCAATGAGAGGTCTCGCTTCTCATCGACCGTCGGACTCAGACATCGGAGACGAGAGGCGACCTCACCATGACGACTCTCGACACCACAG aaacttccCTCCCAGAGAAAGAAACCACCGCCCACATCAACGCCATCCACACGACGGCCACTTTCCTaatcctcctctgctccttccCCCTCCTTTCTATCCACCTACGGGAGCCAATCTCTACTCGTATCGACGGACCCCTCCTCACCCTGACAGTCAGTGGAGGAGACCCCCCTGCCCAGAGGAGAGCAGGTCCAGGTACCCTCCAGATGATCGCGATTGGAGGTCATCGTCCCGCCGGCAGGAGGAGGACAGATGgagagctcctcctcctcctcctttcctcccccgCTACACCCCACGCTGGAGCGATGAGTCCAACGGCCACGGCAGacgtgaggaggagggggtcgCTCCCAGAAGCAGACACCGCGACAGACCAGCACACAGAGACCGAGTCCGCTCATATGAGCATTAG
- the LOC132992139 gene encoding rapamycin-insensitive companion of mTOR-like isoform X1, giving the protein MAVSSIRGRPSRSARMRGRNESGEEAVPLDLNRDPAENLLEILQNVVKQKEVSNMRKLGHLNNLVKLLCSVGHSEKKLGFTHEEIIVCLRLALLNEAKEVRAAGLRALRHLIRDSGVLEKVLRLQVDYLIARCIDIQQSNEVERTQAVRLARKMISVNAQLFPSSLTNALIAVGNDGLHERDRMVRVCIAILCELSLKNPVVVAQRGGLSTILRSVTACQLIRINEALITTVLHLLNHPHTRRYVRADVELEQILAPYTDFHYRHSPDSALLKEDRQAHFTASKMSIVASFRSWSGIINLCKSGSSGLQSLIGLLCIPNMDVRKALLEVFYEIFHLIKPAMTADFKEALLSVDPSRFQDSWRLSDGFVASEAKTLLPHRSCSRPDLMDNYLALVLSAFIHSGLLEGLIEVITSSDEVLSVCSTILLGELLHMANALLPHSHSHHLHCLPSLINMAASFDITPEKRLRATAAVNHLKCFHEKKKRGVTPDSLYLDHILRTSGASHCCRDQHVKAHRDIFVIKDSDDSLMTHLRDSHILNHKDHLDWNWSLIGTVLKWPSVSLRSHKDEQIHKFVQRLLLFYKPSSQQYSSLQLEHPKARQLTVVGCQFVDFLLLSEEEGQVYLEDLVKDIAQCLFSTQFHPERGLSGSRLLTTLGQHYFLFLGSLSAHTHGVRMLEKCSVFQSLLSVCSLKNQEHLLKLTVSTLDYSTDGLSRVILSKVLTAANDTCRLYATKHLRVLLRAGVEFFSNWGMELLVTQLYDRNKTVSMEALDILDEACEDKANLHALTEMRPALSHLGDKGVLLLLRFLSIPKGFSYLSERGYISAEMERWQKEFNLKYVDLIEEQLNEALTTYRKPVNGEQYVRRSNQSRSQRPHVYLPVHLYGQLVHDKTGCQLLQAQNVVPDLSFTVRSPVLDRWEGIRQLKAALWALGHIGSSSWGLNLLQEEGVIPDIVDLAHSCEVLSIRGTCLYVLGLLSRTHQGCDSLKQQGWDSVRHSKRTLWPVVPEELEPHIRPSPESRTFTESTRNSAQPSVCVLDADRLQSSDIAEDSSPSLYTCPELMKKLTPLTTLASCSHLLHSLSLPRKKPTHPEDSTPDPKGEPGGGQGLKEKEEEFSVRSNNHLSSCCEGDQGSSHSLEEEEVNREGEVNGEEEVNGEGEVNGEGEVNGEEEVSRFGENHQRGTRSYERLAEDGPTGGGGVPLKSRSQSFNTDSTTSGISSMSSSPTREALHPPTETRKTPLPYSTRLSIPKSCSVFLVPPGSAHTLPRRAQSFRSPSVSSALSSLADCSLFCSASSCCTTPQDALGYTTLRRLQHQRIQPCVSHSEARASPAKEILFTDTITMKSGSLDSRRTAQRFLKALSFASLDKEDLLSPINQNFLQNPSSVRSMVSSGSFSSSEGFMGLALPVNINNMLHIKDAPYFQKRLSPPSEEHSAGFFSGGGSDGLSDGSQPARLRSQLSITELLNRVDQNQILASEETGLQDHNQNNCLYCSGLTVMESNSEDRDTEPTDAPLCPERLGPASSQQLEVLVQTDPSGGSGCSDSVSRGSAGSQHSTEMVLGVKLIAEDAPAGRVLLRKEVLRLIIKLSSSVGTKNHETSLLAIKEKFPSAFDDVCLYSEVSFLLARCSFRLTSRRFIQELFQDVPFTPLYEEAESVLSTSPRRPSSPHSDA; this is encoded by the exons ATGGCGGTGAGCAGCATCCGAGGCCGGCCGAGCAGGAGCGCACGGATGAGAG gTCGGAATGAGAGCGGAGAGGAAGCTGTCCCTCTGGATCTAAACAGAG ATCCTGCAGAAAATCTGCTTGAAATCCTTCAAAACGTGGTGAAGCAGAAAGAAGTGTCCAACATGAGGAAGCTGGGACACCTCAACAACttagtgaag ctcctctgcaGCGTGGGTCACTCAGAGAAGAAACTCGGCTTCACACATGAGGAGATCATCGTCTG tcTCCGGCTGGCGTTGTTGAATGAGGCCAAAGAGGTTCGGGCGGCAGGACTACGAGCTCTGCGTCACCTGATCAGGGACAGCGGTGTGCTAGAGAAGGTgctgaggctgcaggtggacTACCTGATCGCCAG GTGTATCGATATTCAGCAGAGCAACGAGGTGGAAAGAACTCAGGCGGTCAGACTGGCACGCAAG ATGATCAGTGTGAACGCTCagctcttcccctcctctctcaccaATGCCCTAATCGCCGTGGGCAACGACGGGCTTCATGAACGAGACAGGATGGTGCGAGTCTGCATCGCCATTCTCTGTGAGCTgt CCTTAAAGAACCCCGTTGTGGTGGCCCAGCGGGGAGGGCTCAGCACCATCCTGAGGAGCGTGACCGCCTGTCAGCTGATCCGGATCAACGAGGCCCTGATCACCACCGTCCTGCACCTCCTCAACCACCCACACACCCGCCGCTATGTGCGCGCTGACGTCGAGCTCGAG CAAATCCTGGCCCCGTACACCGACTTCCACTACAGACACAGTCCTGACTCTGCGCTGCTCAA GGAGGACAGACAGGCTCATTTCACGGCCAGTAAAATGTCGATAGTCGCCTCGTTTCGCTCGTGGTCAG GCATCATTAACCTGTGTAAGTCAGGCAGCTCTGGACTCCAGTCTCTGATTGGTTTACTGTGTATACCAAATATGGACGTGAGG AAAGCTCTGTTAGAGGTTTTCTATGAAATCTTCCATCTCATCAAACCCGCCATGACTGCAGACTTTAAAGAAGCTCTTCTCAGCGTAG ACCCGAGCAGGTTTCAGGACAGCTGGAGGCTTTCTGATGGATTTGTGGCTTCAGAGGCGAAAACACTTCTCCCCCATCGATCCTGCTCGAG gCCCGACCTGATGGATAACTACCTCGCTCTGGTTCTCTCTGCGTTCATCCACAGCGGACTGTTAGAG ggattAATCGAGGTGATCACCAGCAGCGATGAGGTCTTGTCAGTCTGCTCCACCATCCTGCTGGGAGAACTTCTCCACATG GCGAACGCCCTCCTCCCTCACAGCCACAGCCACCACCTGCACTGTTTACCCTCCCTCATCAACATGGCCGCCTCCTTTGACATCACACCTGAGAAGAGACT ACGCGCGACAGCGGCCGTGAACCACCTGAAGTGTTTccatgagaagaagaagagaggagtcACACCTGACAGTCTCTACCTGGACCACATCCTCCGAACATCAGGAGCGTCACACTGCTGTCGAGATCAGCACGTCAAAGCCCACAGAGACATCTTTGTCATCAAG GACTCTGACGACTCCCTGATGACCCACCTGAGAGACAGTCACATCCTGAACCACAAAGACCACCTGGACTGGAACTGGTCCCTGATAGGAACCGTTTTAAAG TGGCCGAGCGTTAGTTTACGGAGCCATAAAGACGAACAAATTCACAA gttTGTGCAGCGTCTCCTGCTCTTCTACAAGCCCAGCAGTCAGCAGTACAGCAGCCTGCAGCTGGAGCACCCCAAGGCCCGACAGCTGACTGTGGTGGGCTGTCAGTTTGTGGActtcctgctgctctctgaGGAG GAGGGTCAGGTGTACCTGGAGGACCTGGTGAAGGACATCGCTCAGTGTCTGTTCTCTACTCAGTTTCACCCCGAGCGCGGGCTGTCAGGCAGCAGGCTGCTCACCACGCTCGGCCAGCACTACTTCCTGTTCCTGGGCTCGCTGTCGGCCCACACACACGGAGTCAGGATGCTGGAGAAGTGCAGCGTCTTCCAGAG TTTGTTGAGCGTGTGCAGTCTGAAGAATCAGGAGCACCTGCTGAAGCTGACCGTCTCCACGCTGGACTACAGCACAGACGGTCTGTCTCGGGTCATCCTGTCCAAAGTCCTCACTGCTGCCAACGAT ACCTGCAGGCTGTACGCCACCAAGCACCTGCGCGTCCTCCTGCGGGCAGGCGTGGAGTTCTTCAGTAACTGGGGCATGGAGCTCCTGGTCACTCAGCTCTACGACAGGAATAAGACCGTTTCCATGGAGGCGCTGGACATCCTGGACGAAGCCTGTGAGGACAAg GCCAACCTTCACGCTCTGACAGAGATGAGACCGGCTCTGTCTCACCTGGGGGACAAaggtgtgctgctgctgctcag gtttcTTTCCATCCCAAAGGGCTTCTCGTACCTCAGTGAGAGAGGATACATCTctgcagagatggagagatggcaGAAG gAGTTTAACCTGAAGTATGTGGACCTGATCGAGGAGCAGCTCAACGAGGCTCTCACCACCTACAGAAAACCTGTCAACGGAGAGCAATACGTACGCCGCAGCAACCAGAG CAGGTCACAGAGGCCACATGTGTATCTGCCTGTACACCTGTACGGTCAGCTGGTTCATGATAAGACCGGCTGCCAGCTCCTTCAGGCTCAG AACGTCGTCCCTGATTTGAGCTTCACCGTTCGCTCTCCTGTCCTGGACCGATGGGAGGGGATCAGGCAGCTGAAGGCAGCTCTCTGGGCCCTG ggacACATCGGCTCGTCTTCCTGGGGTCTGaacctgctgcaggaggagggggtgatCCCAGACATCGTGGATCTGGCTCACAGCTGTGAGGTTCTGTCCATCAGAGG GACGTGTCTGTACGTGTTGGGTCTCCTCAGTCGGACTCATCAGGGCTGTGACTCTTTGAAGCAGCAGGGTTGGGACTCTGTGAGACACAGCAAGAGGACTCTTTGGCCCGTGGTCCCGGAGGAGCTCGAGCCTCACATTCGACCGAGCCCTGAATCCAGGACCTTCACCGAGTCCACGAGAAACTCAGCACAGCCCA gtgtgtgtgtgctggatgCTGATAGGCTCCAGAGTTCTGACATCGCAGaagactcctccccctctctataTACCTGTCCAGAACTGATGAAGAAACTGACCCCCCTCACCACGCTGGCCTCCTGCAGCCACCTCCTGCACTCTCTGTCCCTCCCCAGGAAGAAGCCCACCCACCCTGAGGACAGCACCCCAGACCCTAAAGGAGAGCCTGGGGGGGGGCAGGGACtcaaagagaaggaagaggagttCTCTGTTCGCAGCAACAACCACCTGTCCTCGTGTTGCGAGGGGGACCAGGGGAGCAGCCATAGccttgaagaggaggaggtgaacagggagggggaggtgaacggggaggaggaggtgaacgGGGAGGGGGAGGTGAACGGGGAGGGAGAGGTGAACGGGGAAGAGGAGGTGAGCAGGTTCGGGGAAAACCATCAGAGGGGGACACGCAGCTATGAGCGTTTGGCTGAAGACGGACCCACTGGAGGGGGCGGAGTTCCGTTGAAGAGCCGGAGCCAGAGCTTCAACACAGACTCCACCACCAGTGGTATCAGCTCCATGAGCTCCAGTCCTACCAGGGAGGCCCTGCATCCCCCCACAGAGACCAGAAAGACCCCCCTGCCTTACTCGACCCGTCTCTCCATCCCCAAGTCCTGCTCTGTCTTCCTGGTCCCTCCTGGCTCCGCCCACACGCTGCCACGGCGCGCTCAGTCCTTCAGGTCCCCGTCGGTGAGCAGCGCTCTGAGCAGCTTGGCGGACTGCAGTCTGTTCTGCAGCGCTTCCAGCTGCTGCACCACCCCCCAGGACGCTCTGGGTTACACCACCCTGAGAAGGCTGCAGCACCAACGCATCCAGCCCTGCGTGTCCCACAGCGAGGCCCGGGCATCCCCAGCCAAGGAGATCCTGTTCACCGACACCATCACCATGAAGTCTGGAAGTCTGGACTCCAGACGCACAGCTCAGAG GTTCCTGAAGGCTCTGAGTTTTGCGTCTCTGGACAAAGAAGACCTGCTGAGTCCCATTAACCAGAACTTTCTGCAGAACCCGTCCTCGGTCCGCTCCATGGTCTCCTCTGGATCCTTCAGCTCCTCTGAGGGGTTTATGGGCCTCGCTCTGCCcgtcaacatcaacaacatgctCCAT ATCAAAGACGCTCCGTATTTCCAGAAGAGGCTTAGTCCTCCGTCTGAGGAGCACTCTGCTGGATTCTTCTCTGGAGGAGGATCTGATG GTCTCAGCGATGGAAGTCAACCAGCGAGGCTCCGCTCACAGCTCAgcatcacagagctgctgaacCGGGTTGATCAGAACCAGATCCTGGCCTCGGAGGAGACCGGTCTGCAGGATCACAACCAGAACAACTGTCTGTACTGTTCTGGACTGACTGTGATGGAGTCCAACTCTGAGGACAGGGACACAG AGCCCACAGACGCCCCGCTGTGTCCGGAGAGGCTAGGTCCAGCTTCCTCTCAGCAGCTGGAGGTCCTGGTCCAAACCGATCCGTCAGGAGGGTCAGGGTGCAGTGACTCTGTGTCTCGGGGGTCAGCGGGGAGCCAACACAGCACGGAGATGGTTTTAG
- the LOC132992139 gene encoding rapamycin-insensitive companion of mTOR-like isoform X2, whose product MAVSSIRGRPSRSARMRGRNESGEEAVPLDLNRDPAENLLEILQNVVKQKEVSNMRKLGHLNNLVKLLCSVGHSEKKLGFTHEEIIVCLRLALLNEAKEVRAAGLRALRHLIRDSGVLEKVLRLQVDYLIARCIDIQQSNEVERTQAVRLARKMISVNAQLFPSSLTNALIAVGNDGLHERDRMVRVCIAILCELSLKNPVVVAQRGGLSTILRSVTACQLIRINEALITTVLHLLNHPHTRRYVRADVELEQILAPYTDFHYRHSPDSALLKEDRQAHFTASKMSIVASFRSWSGIINLCKSGSSGLQSLIGLLCIPNMDVRKALLEVFYEIFHLIKPAMTADFKEALLSVDPSRFQDSWRLSDGFVASEAKTLLPHRSCSRPDLMDNYLALVLSAFIHSGLLEGLIEVITSSDEVLSVCSTILLGELLHMANALLPHSHSHHLHCLPSLINMAASFDITPEKRLRATAAVNHLKCFHEKKKRGVTPDSLYLDHILRTSGASHCCRDQHVKAHRDIFVIKDSDDSLMTHLRDSHILNHKDHLDWNWSLIGTVLKWPSVSLRSHKDEQIHKFVQRLLLFYKPSSQQYSSLQLEHPKARQLTVVGCQFVDFLLLSEEEGQVYLEDLVKDIAQCLFSTQFHPERGLSGSRLLTTLGQHYFLFLGSLSAHTHGVRMLEKCSVFQSLLSVCSLKNQEHLLKLTVSTLDYSTDGLSRVILSKVLTAANDTCRLYATKHLRVLLRAGVEFFSNWGMELLVTQLYDRNKTVSMEALDILDEACEDKANLHALTEMRPALSHLGDKGVLLLLRFLSIPKGFSYLSERGYISAEMERWQKEFNLKYVDLIEEQLNEALTTYRKPVNGEQYVRRSNQRSQRPHVYLPVHLYGQLVHDKTGCQLLQAQNVVPDLSFTVRSPVLDRWEGIRQLKAALWALGHIGSSSWGLNLLQEEGVIPDIVDLAHSCEVLSIRGTCLYVLGLLSRTHQGCDSLKQQGWDSVRHSKRTLWPVVPEELEPHIRPSPESRTFTESTRNSAQPSVCVLDADRLQSSDIAEDSSPSLYTCPELMKKLTPLTTLASCSHLLHSLSLPRKKPTHPEDSTPDPKGEPGGGQGLKEKEEEFSVRSNNHLSSCCEGDQGSSHSLEEEEVNREGEVNGEEEVNGEGEVNGEGEVNGEEEVSRFGENHQRGTRSYERLAEDGPTGGGGVPLKSRSQSFNTDSTTSGISSMSSSPTREALHPPTETRKTPLPYSTRLSIPKSCSVFLVPPGSAHTLPRRAQSFRSPSVSSALSSLADCSLFCSASSCCTTPQDALGYTTLRRLQHQRIQPCVSHSEARASPAKEILFTDTITMKSGSLDSRRTAQRFLKALSFASLDKEDLLSPINQNFLQNPSSVRSMVSSGSFSSSEGFMGLALPVNINNMLHIKDAPYFQKRLSPPSEEHSAGFFSGGGSDGLSDGSQPARLRSQLSITELLNRVDQNQILASEETGLQDHNQNNCLYCSGLTVMESNSEDRDTEPTDAPLCPERLGPASSQQLEVLVQTDPSGGSGCSDSVSRGSAGSQHSTEMVLGVKLIAEDAPAGRVLLRKEVLRLIIKLSSSVGTKNHETSLLAIKEKFPSAFDDVCLYSEVSFLLARCSFRLTSRRFIQELFQDVPFTPLYEEAESVLSTSPRRPSSPHSDA is encoded by the exons ATGGCGGTGAGCAGCATCCGAGGCCGGCCGAGCAGGAGCGCACGGATGAGAG gTCGGAATGAGAGCGGAGAGGAAGCTGTCCCTCTGGATCTAAACAGAG ATCCTGCAGAAAATCTGCTTGAAATCCTTCAAAACGTGGTGAAGCAGAAAGAAGTGTCCAACATGAGGAAGCTGGGACACCTCAACAACttagtgaag ctcctctgcaGCGTGGGTCACTCAGAGAAGAAACTCGGCTTCACACATGAGGAGATCATCGTCTG tcTCCGGCTGGCGTTGTTGAATGAGGCCAAAGAGGTTCGGGCGGCAGGACTACGAGCTCTGCGTCACCTGATCAGGGACAGCGGTGTGCTAGAGAAGGTgctgaggctgcaggtggacTACCTGATCGCCAG GTGTATCGATATTCAGCAGAGCAACGAGGTGGAAAGAACTCAGGCGGTCAGACTGGCACGCAAG ATGATCAGTGTGAACGCTCagctcttcccctcctctctcaccaATGCCCTAATCGCCGTGGGCAACGACGGGCTTCATGAACGAGACAGGATGGTGCGAGTCTGCATCGCCATTCTCTGTGAGCTgt CCTTAAAGAACCCCGTTGTGGTGGCCCAGCGGGGAGGGCTCAGCACCATCCTGAGGAGCGTGACCGCCTGTCAGCTGATCCGGATCAACGAGGCCCTGATCACCACCGTCCTGCACCTCCTCAACCACCCACACACCCGCCGCTATGTGCGCGCTGACGTCGAGCTCGAG CAAATCCTGGCCCCGTACACCGACTTCCACTACAGACACAGTCCTGACTCTGCGCTGCTCAA GGAGGACAGACAGGCTCATTTCACGGCCAGTAAAATGTCGATAGTCGCCTCGTTTCGCTCGTGGTCAG GCATCATTAACCTGTGTAAGTCAGGCAGCTCTGGACTCCAGTCTCTGATTGGTTTACTGTGTATACCAAATATGGACGTGAGG AAAGCTCTGTTAGAGGTTTTCTATGAAATCTTCCATCTCATCAAACCCGCCATGACTGCAGACTTTAAAGAAGCTCTTCTCAGCGTAG ACCCGAGCAGGTTTCAGGACAGCTGGAGGCTTTCTGATGGATTTGTGGCTTCAGAGGCGAAAACACTTCTCCCCCATCGATCCTGCTCGAG gCCCGACCTGATGGATAACTACCTCGCTCTGGTTCTCTCTGCGTTCATCCACAGCGGACTGTTAGAG ggattAATCGAGGTGATCACCAGCAGCGATGAGGTCTTGTCAGTCTGCTCCACCATCCTGCTGGGAGAACTTCTCCACATG GCGAACGCCCTCCTCCCTCACAGCCACAGCCACCACCTGCACTGTTTACCCTCCCTCATCAACATGGCCGCCTCCTTTGACATCACACCTGAGAAGAGACT ACGCGCGACAGCGGCCGTGAACCACCTGAAGTGTTTccatgagaagaagaagagaggagtcACACCTGACAGTCTCTACCTGGACCACATCCTCCGAACATCAGGAGCGTCACACTGCTGTCGAGATCAGCACGTCAAAGCCCACAGAGACATCTTTGTCATCAAG GACTCTGACGACTCCCTGATGACCCACCTGAGAGACAGTCACATCCTGAACCACAAAGACCACCTGGACTGGAACTGGTCCCTGATAGGAACCGTTTTAAAG TGGCCGAGCGTTAGTTTACGGAGCCATAAAGACGAACAAATTCACAA gttTGTGCAGCGTCTCCTGCTCTTCTACAAGCCCAGCAGTCAGCAGTACAGCAGCCTGCAGCTGGAGCACCCCAAGGCCCGACAGCTGACTGTGGTGGGCTGTCAGTTTGTGGActtcctgctgctctctgaGGAG GAGGGTCAGGTGTACCTGGAGGACCTGGTGAAGGACATCGCTCAGTGTCTGTTCTCTACTCAGTTTCACCCCGAGCGCGGGCTGTCAGGCAGCAGGCTGCTCACCACGCTCGGCCAGCACTACTTCCTGTTCCTGGGCTCGCTGTCGGCCCACACACACGGAGTCAGGATGCTGGAGAAGTGCAGCGTCTTCCAGAG TTTGTTGAGCGTGTGCAGTCTGAAGAATCAGGAGCACCTGCTGAAGCTGACCGTCTCCACGCTGGACTACAGCACAGACGGTCTGTCTCGGGTCATCCTGTCCAAAGTCCTCACTGCTGCCAACGAT ACCTGCAGGCTGTACGCCACCAAGCACCTGCGCGTCCTCCTGCGGGCAGGCGTGGAGTTCTTCAGTAACTGGGGCATGGAGCTCCTGGTCACTCAGCTCTACGACAGGAATAAGACCGTTTCCATGGAGGCGCTGGACATCCTGGACGAAGCCTGTGAGGACAAg GCCAACCTTCACGCTCTGACAGAGATGAGACCGGCTCTGTCTCACCTGGGGGACAAaggtgtgctgctgctgctcag gtttcTTTCCATCCCAAAGGGCTTCTCGTACCTCAGTGAGAGAGGATACATCTctgcagagatggagagatggcaGAAG gAGTTTAACCTGAAGTATGTGGACCTGATCGAGGAGCAGCTCAACGAGGCTCTCACCACCTACAGAAAACCTGTCAACGGAGAGCAATACGTACGCCGCAGCAACCAGAG GTCACAGAGGCCACATGTGTATCTGCCTGTACACCTGTACGGTCAGCTGGTTCATGATAAGACCGGCTGCCAGCTCCTTCAGGCTCAG AACGTCGTCCCTGATTTGAGCTTCACCGTTCGCTCTCCTGTCCTGGACCGATGGGAGGGGATCAGGCAGCTGAAGGCAGCTCTCTGGGCCCTG ggacACATCGGCTCGTCTTCCTGGGGTCTGaacctgctgcaggaggagggggtgatCCCAGACATCGTGGATCTGGCTCACAGCTGTGAGGTTCTGTCCATCAGAGG GACGTGTCTGTACGTGTTGGGTCTCCTCAGTCGGACTCATCAGGGCTGTGACTCTTTGAAGCAGCAGGGTTGGGACTCTGTGAGACACAGCAAGAGGACTCTTTGGCCCGTGGTCCCGGAGGAGCTCGAGCCTCACATTCGACCGAGCCCTGAATCCAGGACCTTCACCGAGTCCACGAGAAACTCAGCACAGCCCA gtgtgtgtgtgctggatgCTGATAGGCTCCAGAGTTCTGACATCGCAGaagactcctccccctctctataTACCTGTCCAGAACTGATGAAGAAACTGACCCCCCTCACCACGCTGGCCTCCTGCAGCCACCTCCTGCACTCTCTGTCCCTCCCCAGGAAGAAGCCCACCCACCCTGAGGACAGCACCCCAGACCCTAAAGGAGAGCCTGGGGGGGGGCAGGGACtcaaagagaaggaagaggagttCTCTGTTCGCAGCAACAACCACCTGTCCTCGTGTTGCGAGGGGGACCAGGGGAGCAGCCATAGccttgaagaggaggaggtgaacagggagggggaggtgaacggggaggaggaggtgaacgGGGAGGGGGAGGTGAACGGGGAGGGAGAGGTGAACGGGGAAGAGGAGGTGAGCAGGTTCGGGGAAAACCATCAGAGGGGGACACGCAGCTATGAGCGTTTGGCTGAAGACGGACCCACTGGAGGGGGCGGAGTTCCGTTGAAGAGCCGGAGCCAGAGCTTCAACACAGACTCCACCACCAGTGGTATCAGCTCCATGAGCTCCAGTCCTACCAGGGAGGCCCTGCATCCCCCCACAGAGACCAGAAAGACCCCCCTGCCTTACTCGACCCGTCTCTCCATCCCCAAGTCCTGCTCTGTCTTCCTGGTCCCTCCTGGCTCCGCCCACACGCTGCCACGGCGCGCTCAGTCCTTCAGGTCCCCGTCGGTGAGCAGCGCTCTGAGCAGCTTGGCGGACTGCAGTCTGTTCTGCAGCGCTTCCAGCTGCTGCACCACCCCCCAGGACGCTCTGGGTTACACCACCCTGAGAAGGCTGCAGCACCAACGCATCCAGCCCTGCGTGTCCCACAGCGAGGCCCGGGCATCCCCAGCCAAGGAGATCCTGTTCACCGACACCATCACCATGAAGTCTGGAAGTCTGGACTCCAGACGCACAGCTCAGAG GTTCCTGAAGGCTCTGAGTTTTGCGTCTCTGGACAAAGAAGACCTGCTGAGTCCCATTAACCAGAACTTTCTGCAGAACCCGTCCTCGGTCCGCTCCATGGTCTCCTCTGGATCCTTCAGCTCCTCTGAGGGGTTTATGGGCCTCGCTCTGCCcgtcaacatcaacaacatgctCCAT ATCAAAGACGCTCCGTATTTCCAGAAGAGGCTTAGTCCTCCGTCTGAGGAGCACTCTGCTGGATTCTTCTCTGGAGGAGGATCTGATG GTCTCAGCGATGGAAGTCAACCAGCGAGGCTCCGCTCACAGCTCAgcatcacagagctgctgaacCGGGTTGATCAGAACCAGATCCTGGCCTCGGAGGAGACCGGTCTGCAGGATCACAACCAGAACAACTGTCTGTACTGTTCTGGACTGACTGTGATGGAGTCCAACTCTGAGGACAGGGACACAG AGCCCACAGACGCCCCGCTGTGTCCGGAGAGGCTAGGTCCAGCTTCCTCTCAGCAGCTGGAGGTCCTGGTCCAAACCGATCCGTCAGGAGGGTCAGGGTGCAGTGACTCTGTGTCTCGGGGGTCAGCGGGGAGCCAACACAGCACGGAGATGGTTTTAG